The following proteins come from a genomic window of Acinetobacter sp. SAAs474:
- a CDS encoding metalloregulator ArsR/SmtB family transcription factor — protein MSTKTDMTALDFSQIDIVSNCLKVLSNPDRLKILCVLVDGELNVQQIEDCTDIHQPTLSQQLTVLRTNHMVSTRREGKQIFYQVADEKVLKIMQNLYQLYCSV, from the coding sequence ATGAGTACAAAAACTGATATGACTGCATTGGATTTTTCACAAATTGATATTGTGAGTAACTGTTTAAAAGTATTATCTAACCCTGATCGGCTTAAAATTTTATGCGTATTGGTCGATGGTGAACTCAATGTACAGCAAATTGAAGATTGTACAGATATTCATCAACCAACTTTATCGCAGCAATTGACTGTTCTTAGAACCAATCATATGGTTAGTACACGTCGCGAAGGTAAACAAATTTTTTATCAAGTCGCCGATGAAAAAGTACTTAAAATTATGCAAAACTTATATCAACTCTATTGTAGTGTT
- a CDS encoding YeeE/YedE family protein: MKNMLAFIFGTLFSIGLMLSGMSNPEKVLSFLDVFGDWDPSLAFVMIGAIVVAFIPFQKAIRATKPQTIFHQPIELPSNTAIDLKLISGSLLFGIGWGIAGVCPAPSFTLIGLGDYQILYFIVAMLIGVLIHRKWVGV, translated from the coding sequence ATGAAAAATATGCTGGCTTTTATTTTTGGCACATTATTTTCGATTGGTTTAATGCTTTCGGGGATGTCTAATCCAGAAAAAGTACTGAGTTTTTTGGATGTATTTGGTGATTGGGATCCGAGTCTGGCTTTTGTCATGATTGGTGCCATTGTCGTGGCGTTTATTCCATTTCAAAAAGCCATACGTGCGACTAAACCACAAACAATTTTTCATCAACCTATTGAGTTACCATCGAATACAGCTATTGATCTTAAACTGATTTCAGGAAGTTTACTGTTTGGAATTGGTTGGGGAATTGCAGGTGTTTGTCCTGCACCAAGTTTTACTTTAATTGGTTTGGGTGACTATCAAATTTTATATTTTATTGTAGCGATGTTGATTGGGGTATTGATTCATCGTAAATGGGTAGGAGTATAG
- a CDS encoding YeeE/YedE family protein codes for MHDFVMAFLGGTLLGIAVVGYLYVNGRIAGISGLIGQVLNPATLFKTPAIWFLSGLIITPFIYGLFVQPTIELESQPITLIIAGLLVGFGTRLGSGCTSGHGICGISRLSKRSIIATMTFMLAGIVTVYVMRHMLGGI; via the coding sequence ATGCATGATTTTGTAATGGCTTTCCTCGGCGGAACACTACTGGGTATTGCTGTTGTGGGTTATTTATATGTCAATGGGCGTATTGCAGGAATTAGTGGCTTAATTGGCCAAGTCCTTAATCCAGCAACATTATTTAAAACTCCAGCAATTTGGTTTTTAAGTGGTTTAATCATCACCCCTTTTATTTATGGCTTATTTGTTCAACCAACTATTGAATTAGAGAGTCAACCTATCACATTAATCATTGCTGGACTATTAGTCGGTTTCGGTACTCGATTAGGATCAGGTTGTACTAGTGGGCATGGCATTTGTGGTATCAGCCGTTTGTCTAAACGTTCGATCATTGCCACCATGACATTTATGTTGGCAGGTATTGTCACAGTTTATGTGATGCGTCATATGCTTGGAGGCATTTGA